In Geopsychrobacter electrodiphilus DSM 16401, a single window of DNA contains:
- the rho gene encoding transcription termination factor Rho has product MNLKELKTRKMSDLIGLAKELKVEDIGGQRRQDLIFSILNATAKQKNEISGEGVLEILPDGFGFLRAPDANYLPGPDDIYVSPSQIRRFGLRTGDTVAGQIRPPKEGERYFALLKVAEVNFEDPGKMKEKTFFDNLTPLYPEEHIILETSSDNMAARVMDLCSPIGKGQRGLIVAPPRTGKTVLMQNIANSITQNHPEIYLIVLLIDERPEEVTDMQRSVKGEVISSTFDEPANRHVQVAEMVIEKARRLVEHKRDVVILLDSITRLARAYNTIIPSSGKILSGGVDAHALHKPKRFFGAARNIEEGGSLTIIATALIDTGSKMDEVIFEEFKGTGNMEVHLDRKLSDKRTFPAIDINRSGTRKEDLLIPEASLQRIWLLRKLLSTMNSVDCMEFMLDKLRESKTNQDFLDSMNR; this is encoded by the coding sequence ATGAACCTGAAAGAACTCAAAACCCGGAAGATGTCTGACTTGATTGGCCTTGCTAAAGAACTGAAGGTTGAGGATATCGGTGGCCAACGTCGCCAGGACCTGATCTTTTCCATTCTCAATGCGACGGCCAAGCAGAAAAATGAGATTTCCGGTGAGGGTGTGCTCGAAATTCTACCTGACGGGTTCGGTTTTTTACGGGCACCCGATGCCAACTACCTGCCCGGTCCTGATGATATTTATGTCTCTCCGTCGCAGATTCGGCGCTTCGGTCTGCGCACCGGTGATACCGTGGCGGGTCAGATTCGTCCGCCCAAAGAGGGAGAGCGTTATTTTGCCCTTTTGAAAGTTGCTGAGGTCAATTTTGAAGATCCAGGGAAGATGAAGGAGAAGACCTTCTTCGATAACCTGACACCGCTCTATCCAGAAGAGCACATTATTCTTGAGACCAGCTCTGACAATATGGCAGCACGGGTTATGGACCTGTGCTCTCCGATCGGCAAAGGTCAGCGGGGCCTGATCGTTGCTCCGCCGCGTACCGGCAAGACGGTGCTGATGCAGAATATCGCCAACTCTATTACCCAGAACCATCCTGAAATCTACCTGATTGTCCTGCTGATTGATGAGCGACCTGAAGAGGTCACCGATATGCAACGCAGCGTTAAGGGCGAAGTCATCTCATCGACCTTTGATGAACCAGCCAACCGCCACGTCCAGGTCGCAGAAATGGTCATCGAGAAAGCCCGTCGTCTGGTCGAGCACAAGCGCGATGTCGTGATCCTGCTCGACTCGATTACCCGTCTGGCTCGGGCCTACAACACGATTATCCCTTCCTCTGGTAAAATACTCTCGGGTGGTGTCGATGCCCATGCGCTGCATAAACCGAAGCGTTTCTTCGGCGCCGCGCGAAATATTGAAGAGGGCGGCAGCCTGACGATTATCGCAACGGCCCTGATCGACACCGGTAGTAAGATGGACGAGGTTATCTTCGAAGAATTCAAAGGGACTGGTAATATGGAGGTTCATCTTGATCGAAAACTCTCCGATAAACGGACCTTCCCGGCGATCGATATTAACCGCTCCGGTACCCGCAAGGAAGACCTCTTGATCCCCGAGGCCAGTTTGCAGCGAATCTGGTTGTTGCGTAAATTGTTGTCGACCATGAATTCGGTCGATTGTATGGAATTTATGCTTGATAAGCTGCGAGAATCAAAAACCAATCAGGACTTCCTCGATTCCATGAATCGCTGA
- a CDS encoding response regulator: protein MSDPTHSQLNTEPCRAEQEECSRLRERILEQERTETRFQSLFEAVSEAIVSFSIAGEILRANKSCRTILGTPPEQLLTQKLENIFPLTTIPQIETAFAHALEGHTHEIETRYLWPSGKEVLLALLFAPILEGEAVAGVLLMARDLTGVRLRDLERSRLYEKLQESHRDLEEKALALEESQAQLKVAMAEQEKVNAELREIDRIKSDFIGIASHELRTPLTFLLGSLEYLYESLPERLSSDESTLLDYSMQGAKRLSDIVEDMLDIVRIEAEGFSLRRHKVGFYQLLHEVHLELSWALKERNIQLVFAPEADWPPLLADTAMVRRVFTDLLENAIKYTADGGRIEVCTQQVSFQNLPEVQLKPFYPDGVDALSWQGDFLQVMVRDNGIGISDVDLPRIFNRFYAAGKLEEHSSGNKFRGRGVGLGLALVKRIVHGHGGLVWAESPGTVAESGLECPGSCINLIFPLDLQPAPFEAEEGTVRSRRPRILLIDDEPAIRRFVQVLLTEHFDLEVASGGIQGLELALTFKPDLILLDLYMQDMDGFEVCKKLKTQSGTRDIPVAMFTAVARQHEREKGLSVGAVDYITKPFFPKELLRRIRSLLSEQGFKLEDLEEKETSSFFQLT, encoded by the coding sequence GTGAGTGATCCCACCCATTCACAACTCAACACTGAGCCCTGTCGTGCCGAACAGGAAGAGTGTTCGCGGTTGCGTGAGCGTATTCTTGAACAAGAGCGCACCGAGACCCGTTTTCAAAGCCTGTTCGAGGCGGTCAGTGAAGCGATCGTCTCTTTTTCGATCGCCGGTGAGATCCTGCGTGCCAACAAGTCATGCCGCACCATTCTGGGAACGCCTCCTGAGCAGCTCCTCACCCAAAAACTTGAAAATATTTTCCCCCTGACGACCATACCACAGATTGAAACGGCCTTCGCCCATGCCCTTGAGGGACATACACATGAAATAGAGACCCGATATCTCTGGCCCTCCGGCAAAGAAGTTCTGCTTGCTTTGTTGTTTGCCCCGATTCTGGAAGGGGAGGCCGTGGCCGGAGTGCTGCTGATGGCACGTGATTTGACTGGTGTTCGGTTGCGTGATCTGGAACGCTCCCGATTGTATGAAAAACTGCAGGAGAGTCACCGCGACCTCGAAGAGAAGGCCCTGGCGCTCGAAGAATCACAGGCGCAGCTTAAGGTGGCAATGGCAGAACAGGAGAAGGTCAATGCAGAACTGCGCGAGATTGATCGAATCAAGAGTGATTTTATCGGCATCGCCTCTCACGAATTGCGTACACCGCTGACCTTTCTTCTCGGATCTCTTGAATATCTCTACGAAAGTCTGCCCGAGCGCTTAAGTTCCGATGAAAGTACGCTGCTCGACTATTCGATGCAGGGTGCTAAACGGCTCTCCGATATTGTTGAGGACATGCTTGATATTGTGCGGATCGAAGCCGAGGGGTTCAGCCTGCGGCGGCACAAGGTAGGTTTTTATCAGCTGTTGCATGAGGTTCATCTCGAGCTGAGCTGGGCTCTCAAGGAACGGAATATCCAGCTGGTCTTTGCACCAGAGGCCGACTGGCCGCCATTATTGGCCGATACCGCCATGGTGAGAAGGGTGTTTACCGATCTTCTTGAGAACGCCATTAAATATACAGCAGATGGTGGGCGAATTGAGGTTTGTACCCAGCAGGTCAGCTTCCAAAATCTGCCGGAGGTTCAACTGAAACCCTTCTATCCCGACGGGGTTGATGCGCTGTCCTGGCAGGGCGATTTTTTGCAGGTCATGGTCCGTGACAATGGCATCGGGATTTCTGATGTCGATCTCCCGCGAATTTTTAATCGTTTCTATGCTGCGGGGAAGCTCGAAGAACACAGCAGCGGTAATAAATTCAGAGGAAGAGGGGTTGGGCTCGGTCTCGCTCTGGTCAAGCGAATTGTTCATGGCCACGGTGGACTCGTCTGGGCCGAGAGCCCAGGGACTGTAGCTGAATCTGGGTTAGAGTGTCCTGGTAGTTGTATCAACCTGATTTTTCCGCTTGATCTGCAACCAGCCCCCTTTGAAGCGGAGGAAGGAACGGTGCGCAGCCGGCGGCCGCGTATTTTGTTGATTGATGATGAACCCGCAATTCGCCGCTTCGTGCAGGTGTTGCTCACCGAACATTTTGATCTTGAGGTCGCCTCTGGCGGGATACAGGGGTTGGAGTTGGCCTTGACCTTTAAACCTGACCTGATTCTGCTTGATCTCTATATGCAGGACATGGACGGCTTCGAGGTCTGTAAAAAGCTCAAGACCCAGTCCGGAACGCGCGATATTCCGGTCGCAATGTTCACAGCGGTGGCTCGCCAGCACGAACGGGAGAAGGGACTTTCGGTCGGAGCTGTCGACTATATTACCAAACCGTTTTTCCCCAAAGAGTTGCTTCGGCGGATTCGCAGTTTGCTTAGCGAGCAAGGATTCAAGTTGGAAGATCTTGAAGAGAAAGAGACTTCCTCGTTTTTCCAGTTGACTTAA
- the gluQRS gene encoding tRNA glutamyl-Q(34) synthetase GluQRS, protein MSSSSQKGAGRFAPSPTGPLHLGSLIAALGSYLLARNSGRRWLLRIDDLDRPRVVPGAAAEILRLLETLGFTWDEAPVYQSLRNKRYAEVLGQLRESGLIYPCSCSRKEVLASAPHAGEEGPVYPGTCREKPTTSRAQYAQRLKVTSNTISFHDGLQGDYRQNLQTEVGDFVLFRADGLFAYQVATVIDDLDAGIDQVVRGADLLTSTPRQIFLYRCLHESPPEYFHLPLLLDEAGEKISKRQGEAGCVTGENGSSMMCLALIFLGQPPPRELCGAPAVRLLEWAVANFEMAAVPRANLKLSGLQFSY, encoded by the coding sequence ATGTCATCCTCATCTCAAAAAGGCGCTGGACGTTTTGCCCCGAGCCCGACTGGGCCATTGCATCTGGGCTCGCTGATTGCGGCGCTGGGGAGTTATCTTCTGGCGCGCAACAGTGGACGTCGCTGGCTGCTTCGGATTGATGATCTGGACCGCCCACGGGTTGTTCCCGGTGCTGCCGCGGAGATTCTGCGACTGCTTGAAACCTTGGGTTTTACCTGGGACGAAGCGCCGGTATATCAGAGTCTTCGCAATAAACGTTATGCCGAGGTTTTGGGGCAGTTGCGGGAGTCCGGTCTGATTTATCCCTGCAGTTGCTCACGAAAGGAGGTTCTGGCCAGTGCTCCGCATGCCGGGGAAGAAGGCCCTGTCTATCCTGGAACCTGCCGCGAGAAGCCCACCACTTCCCGAGCGCAATATGCCCAGCGGCTGAAGGTGACATCGAATACAATCTCTTTCCACGACGGTCTGCAGGGGGATTATCGCCAGAATCTTCAGACCGAAGTCGGTGACTTTGTTCTATTTCGTGCCGATGGCCTGTTTGCCTACCAGGTGGCTACGGTGATCGATGACCTTGACGCTGGAATCGACCAGGTAGTGCGTGGTGCCGATCTGTTGACCTCTACCCCGCGCCAGATCTTTCTCTATCGCTGTTTGCATGAGTCTCCTCCGGAGTACTTCCATCTTCCCCTGTTACTCGATGAAGCAGGGGAAAAGATCAGTAAGCGGCAGGGTGAGGCTGGTTGCGTGACGGGCGAAAATGGTTCAAGTATGATGTGTCTCGCATTGATTTTTCTGGGGCAACCTCCCCCCCGAGAACTCTGCGGTGCTCCTGCCGTACGACTCCTCGAATGGGCCGTTGCGAATTTCGAGATGGCAGCAGTTCCGAGAGCAAATCTTAAACTTTCCGGCTTGCAGTTTAGCTATTAA
- a CDS encoding RrF2 family transcriptional regulator, whose protein sequence is MVITRATEYAIRTVIFLAKQPPGEIVLKKDICRTQDVTPAFLTKILQPLIKAGIVSSQRGVGGGFLLARDPDTIDLLQLLEAEEGPLTLNHCLLEKGHCTRDTFCAAHQVWSEVQSEMVRVLRKYSISELASKDKT, encoded by the coding sequence TTGGTCATCACCCGTGCTACTGAATATGCTATCCGCACCGTCATTTTTCTGGCAAAACAACCGCCGGGAGAAATTGTCCTTAAAAAGGATATCTGCCGCACCCAGGATGTAACTCCCGCATTTTTGACAAAAATTCTTCAGCCGTTGATTAAAGCGGGAATAGTCAGTTCTCAACGCGGCGTCGGCGGCGGTTTTTTGCTGGCGCGCGATCCTGACACCATCGACCTGCTGCAACTGCTTGAAGCAGAAGAGGGGCCCCTGACGCTAAACCACTGTCTGCTGGAGAAAGGACATTGTACGCGTGATACCTTTTGTGCGGCCCATCAGGTTTGGAGCGAAGTGCAATCCGAGATGGTCCGCGTACTGCGAAAGTACAGCATTTCCGAACTGGCCAGCAAAGATAAAACTTGA